From the Flavimarina sp. Hel_I_48 genome, one window contains:
- a CDS encoding tetratricopeptide repeat protein: protein MNFKVLIYTLVLFLMSFHLNAQDMQAGFKNLENGEFADAEKFFFEILKEFPSNKTARLCYARAVGLHDDPIKAKKLFSELQEEYKNDLEVQLNYAESLLWNKEYGQAKEYYKELVTQYPDNFGALLGYANTLSNLKEYEGALDAVNKSLQVSPENPNAMTSRKYIRLGYASMNLQQRNYTKALEFFDANLNDFPSDKESLLNKANLYLIIKDDKKAKSVYEELALNLNDSILAFNGISLAAHIGEDEKEALHFAVQALNIAEKSTDSLRVLEAKERYAQALIWNAKYQSASNYIVQLKKTYGETVKILALEATLGMYTGAFKNSIKSYESILAKDSTSFDGNLGIANAYFANSEAKKAKAAALKTLRFFENQQDAEQFLIKLEKGFRPVLEENVSYSFDNGNNEAIAFRTGLKLPLSTKLEVLAGYTYRETMNTNSDLEATSNQINLAVNYLIAPDFKVKVNGGFVKANSVQTDYTNVVGEIATNLKPFVRNDLELGYRRDLQDFNAELLNRQIAGNHIFLNNNYSTTYGLGWYLQFVHTNQSDENARNLLFTSLYFTFLKKLILKGGINYQYIGFKKQFPTFYFSPKKFHATELFLSFASNNANSPFSYELTAAAGYQFIENNEKQSTYRLQGRTGYQISDRFVAGVYGNHSNIASVTAAGFTYTEFGINVKWDILNKPVFKF, encoded by the coding sequence ATGAATTTTAAAGTACTTATTTATACGCTTGTCCTTTTTTTAATGAGTTTTCACTTAAATGCACAGGATATGCAAGCGGGCTTTAAAAATCTAGAAAACGGGGAATTTGCGGATGCGGAAAAATTTTTCTTTGAAATTTTAAAGGAATTTCCTTCTAACAAAACCGCGCGCTTGTGTTATGCACGGGCGGTGGGTTTACATGATGATCCCATAAAGGCAAAAAAGCTTTTTTCTGAGTTGCAGGAGGAGTATAAAAATGACCTTGAAGTACAATTGAACTACGCAGAATCATTGTTATGGAATAAAGAATATGGTCAGGCAAAGGAATATTATAAAGAGCTGGTGACGCAATATCCTGACAACTTTGGAGCACTTTTGGGTTACGCCAATACACTTAGTAACCTTAAAGAATATGAAGGTGCTCTGGATGCCGTAAACAAATCATTACAGGTTTCACCGGAAAACCCCAATGCTATGACCTCCAGGAAATATATACGCCTGGGGTATGCGAGTATGAACCTGCAACAACGTAATTATACAAAGGCTTTAGAATTTTTTGATGCTAATCTCAACGATTTTCCCAGCGACAAGGAAAGTCTTTTAAATAAGGCCAACTTGTATCTGATCATTAAAGATGATAAGAAAGCCAAATCTGTTTATGAAGAATTGGCCTTGAATTTAAATGATAGCATACTTGCCTTCAACGGTATTTCCCTTGCAGCGCATATAGGGGAGGATGAAAAAGAAGCATTGCATTTTGCAGTACAAGCGTTGAATATTGCCGAAAAATCAACAGATTCCCTACGTGTACTTGAAGCTAAAGAACGCTACGCCCAGGCTTTGATATGGAATGCAAAATATCAGTCGGCCAGCAATTATATTGTGCAACTAAAAAAAACCTACGGTGAAACCGTAAAAATTCTCGCGTTAGAAGCAACTTTGGGAATGTACACGGGTGCCTTTAAAAATAGTATTAAAAGTTATGAAAGTATACTAGCTAAAGATTCCACTTCATTTGATGGTAATCTGGGTATCGCAAATGCTTATTTTGCAAATTCTGAAGCAAAAAAGGCAAAAGCCGCTGCGCTTAAGACTTTGCGTTTTTTTGAAAACCAACAAGACGCAGAACAATTTCTGATTAAACTGGAAAAAGGGTTCAGGCCGGTCCTTGAAGAAAACGTGAGTTACTCTTTTGATAATGGAAACAATGAAGCAATCGCCTTTAGAACAGGTTTGAAACTTCCACTAAGTACAAAATTAGAAGTGCTCGCAGGGTATACGTACAGGGAAACCATGAATACGAACAGTGATCTGGAAGCGACTTCCAATCAGATCAACCTTGCGGTTAATTATTTAATAGCTCCAGATTTTAAAGTGAAGGTAAATGGTGGGTTTGTAAAAGCAAACTCAGTACAAACTGATTATACAAACGTTGTGGGGGAGATCGCCACAAACCTAAAACCTTTTGTAAGAAATGATCTTGAATTGGGTTATAGAAGGGACTTACAAGACTTTAATGCCGAACTTTTAAATAGGCAAATTGCAGGAAACCATATATTCCTGAACAATAATTATTCAACTACGTATGGGCTGGGATGGTACCTGCAATTTGTACATACAAATCAGAGTGATGAGAACGCAAGAAATCTACTTTTTACTTCATTGTATTTCACTTTTCTGAAGAAACTCATATTAAAAGGAGGTATCAATTATCAATATATAGGCTTTAAAAAGCAGTTTCCCACCTTTTACTTCAGTCCGAAAAAATTTCATGCAACAGAGTTATTTCTGAGCTTTGCGAGCAACAATGCGAACTCTCCATTTTCTTATGAGTTAACGGCTGCAGCTGGTTATCAATTTATTGAAAATAATGAAAAGCAATCCACATATAGGTTGCAGGGTAGGACTGGCTATCAAATAAGTGATAGATTTGTAGCTGGTGTATACGGTAACCATAGTAATATAGCATCAGTAACCGCGGCAGGTTTCACCTATACTGAATTTGGAATCAATGTAAAATGGGACATCTTAAATAAGCCAGTTTTCAAATTTTAG
- a CDS encoding oligosaccharide flippase family protein yields the protein MMNIRLYKLKFGLKPSQLFMVSAMVVNIGNYLYNLALGRLLGPEAFADAAILITFLLILSFMAMTLQLSVAKFTGSFDSAKKDAFLKYSRKWSLIIGCAVGLLIFMLATPLRQWFQTDSVLMFKIFAVGVPLYFLMSVNRGYFQGEQEFVKLSITYQGEMLSRLFLTLAFILILPFGSSELVAIGIVVSLFPGMLPYKKIVGKALPPIESEDISHLKKFVIVTALYELTQIIINNGDILLVKHFFDPHAAGLYSSMALIGRAVYFVAWMFVMLLLPEVVKLHKEGKDTQKLFFKYLGMITALTTGVVIITFLLPELIINVLFGNEYVEIAHLLWKYALASSLFALANVFVYYYLSLDKYLPVLLSGVFGLAQLGSIFIWHDSLATVVELQIIIMLGLLVFQGLYFLQQKKQSAQPI from the coding sequence ATGATGAATATCAGACTATATAAACTGAAATTTGGCCTAAAGCCTTCTCAGCTATTTATGGTAAGTGCCATGGTTGTGAATATTGGCAATTATCTATACAATCTTGCCCTGGGCCGTCTCCTGGGTCCAGAAGCTTTTGCAGACGCGGCAATCTTGATAACATTCCTTCTTATACTCTCCTTTATGGCTATGACACTGCAGCTTAGTGTCGCTAAATTTACCGGTAGTTTTGATAGTGCCAAAAAAGATGCTTTTTTAAAATATTCCCGAAAATGGAGCCTTATAATAGGCTGCGCAGTAGGCTTGCTCATTTTTATGCTGGCAACTCCTTTGCGGCAATGGTTTCAAACGGACTCTGTCCTCATGTTTAAAATATTTGCAGTGGGCGTTCCACTCTATTTTTTAATGAGCGTCAATAGGGGTTATTTTCAAGGGGAACAGGAATTCGTTAAACTTTCTATTACCTATCAGGGAGAAATGTTGAGCCGTTTGTTTTTGACCCTTGCCTTTATATTGATACTTCCCTTTGGAAGTTCTGAACTTGTAGCTATAGGCATTGTAGTTTCCCTCTTTCCAGGAATGCTTCCGTATAAAAAGATAGTAGGAAAAGCGTTACCTCCCATTGAAAGCGAAGACATTTCCCATTTAAAGAAGTTTGTAATCGTTACCGCGCTTTACGAGCTCACGCAAATTATCATCAACAATGGGGATATACTTCTGGTCAAACACTTTTTTGATCCTCATGCTGCGGGTCTCTATTCCTCAATGGCATTGATAGGCAGGGCAGTGTATTTTGTCGCATGGATGTTTGTCATGCTGCTTTTGCCAGAGGTGGTTAAACTCCACAAAGAAGGAAAGGACACACAAAAACTCTTTTTTAAATATCTGGGCATGATCACTGCGCTGACCACAGGAGTGGTTATCATCACCTTTTTGCTACCAGAACTTATCATCAATGTCCTTTTTGGAAATGAATATGTTGAAATAGCCCATTTATTATGGAAATACGCTTTGGCCAGTTCGCTATTTGCCCTGGCAAATGTGTTTGTCTATTATTATTTGTCATTAGATAAATATTTGCCCGTACTGCTCAGTGGCGTTTTTGGACTTGCACAGCTTGGGTCCATTTTTATTTGGCATGATAGCCTGGCGACCGTTGTGGAACTGCAGATAATCATCATGTTAGGATTACTTGTGTTTCAAGGCCTTTATTTCCTTCAACAGAAGAAACAATCAGCTCAACCCATCTAA
- a CDS encoding glycosyltransferase: MKLALVTAFPPSKVTLNEYGYHLAKNFAQNEEVDELILITDHTEEEKVLDFTAPNCKITVKNCWKFNSYKNVLSIYNCVKEAKPDAILFNLQFMKFGDKKIPAALGLTLPMLFKLKGIPTIVLLHNIMEQVDLGNAGFTKNRILQRIFNGIGTQLTRVILQADTVALTIGKYVGVIKDKYKVDNVIQIPHGSFETVEKPNFDLPEGPKKIMTFGKFGTYKKVEILIEAVELLRITTDHELEIVIAGTDSPNTPGYLESVKQKYEHVKNLTFTGYVEEEDVPRLFGESTVVVFPYTSTTGSSGVLHQAGSYGKAVIMPSLGDLALLVEEEGYTGEFFQPENVNSLCRSLENIVENDRYRRNIGQINYEASCSLPMEKVAQLYIDEFARLAESKTSLEYA; the protein is encoded by the coding sequence ATGAAACTAGCACTAGTAACGGCATTTCCCCCCAGTAAAGTAACCCTGAATGAATATGGTTATCATCTAGCAAAGAATTTTGCGCAGAATGAAGAGGTTGACGAACTCATTCTAATTACAGATCATACGGAGGAAGAAAAAGTATTGGATTTTACTGCTCCCAACTGTAAGATTACCGTGAAAAACTGCTGGAAGTTCAATAGTTACAAAAACGTATTGAGTATTTACAATTGCGTAAAAGAAGCAAAACCAGATGCCATTTTATTCAATTTACAGTTCATGAAGTTTGGGGATAAAAAAATTCCCGCAGCATTGGGCCTAACCCTACCCATGCTTTTTAAACTTAAGGGAATACCCACCATAGTACTCCTACATAATATTATGGAACAGGTAGATCTGGGCAATGCAGGTTTCACCAAAAACAGAATACTGCAAAGAATATTTAATGGGATAGGAACGCAATTGACTCGGGTCATCCTACAAGCGGATACCGTAGCCCTCACAATAGGAAAATACGTAGGTGTAATAAAAGATAAATATAAGGTAGATAATGTCATTCAAATTCCGCACGGGTCCTTTGAAACCGTTGAGAAGCCCAATTTTGACCTGCCGGAAGGGCCAAAAAAAATCATGACTTTTGGTAAATTTGGAACCTATAAAAAAGTCGAGATCCTTATCGAAGCGGTCGAACTTTTAAGGATCACGACAGATCATGAGCTAGAAATAGTTATCGCAGGTACTGATAGTCCCAATACACCTGGATATCTGGAAAGTGTTAAGCAAAAGTATGAACACGTTAAAAACCTCACTTTTACAGGTTATGTAGAAGAAGAAGATGTCCCGCGATTATTTGGCGAGAGTACGGTGGTTGTTTTTCCTTACACCTCGACCACGGGAAGTTCTGGTGTGTTGCACCAGGCCGGTAGCTACGGCAAAGCTGTAATCATGCCTTCTCTTGGCGATCTCGCGCTCCTTGTTGAAGAGGAAGGCTATACAGGGGAATTTTTTCAACCGGAAAATGTCAATTCCCTATGCCGTTCTTTAGAAAATATTGTTGAAAATGACCGCTACAGAAGAAATATCGGTCAGATAAATTATGAAGCTTCCTGCAGTTTGCCCATGGAAAAAGTTGCACAATTGTATATTGATGAGTTCGCAAGATTAGCAGAATCAAAAACTAGTCTGGAATATGCATAA
- a CDS encoding cellulase family glycosylhydrolase, which translates to MQGKINKNLYRAILIISFIAANALILFGISSVFGFLNTGADRSTMLHTEIKSSRMYLPRITWDTTHYDGRPMKQQSLEEIERDYLNAWYVKNLALETNKKYGVEDYYTDSARVNIYNAIAYNEEHKLHFTNTTTNHEPELLFYSADGQLVVFNDHQVIEYSEGREIEDILYRSTDTSSYKIMMLLEDGFWRIRHLRKQRRTKIGKAVGKPKNWEIKGNKIFYKGSVYPIEGINYYPKDTPWDMFGEGFDSEIIAEDLQIIAEAGLNTIRIFLQYEDFGKAAVQEEKLVKLQKTLDAAQANNLKVVVTLFDFYGDYSVLDWTLTHEHARQIVSRFKDHEAIIAWDLKNEPDLDFKSRGEEEVLNWLKFLIPQIRRTDPNHLLTVGWSSPEAAHHLKDELDLVSFHYYKDKEQFLEIYTELQEAINKPLVLQEFGISSYNGLLNPLGYNEADQAEYHNYMQDFFSKDQVSFMSWTLYDFDEVPTSVVGRLPWRKARQKKFGFLDTEGHRKPSFKYIN; encoded by the coding sequence ATGCAGGGGAAAATCAATAAAAACTTATATAGAGCCATACTTATCATCAGTTTTATAGCTGCTAACGCACTCATACTTTTTGGAATCAGTTCCGTATTTGGGTTTTTAAATACGGGAGCAGATCGCTCTACGATGTTGCATACCGAAATAAAGAGCAGCCGTATGTACCTGCCCAGGATCACCTGGGATACGACCCATTACGATGGAAGGCCCATGAAACAGCAGAGCCTTGAGGAAATAGAGCGCGACTACTTAAATGCGTGGTATGTCAAAAACCTTGCGCTGGAAACGAATAAAAAGTACGGCGTAGAAGATTATTATACAGATTCTGCCCGCGTCAATATTTATAACGCCATTGCTTATAATGAAGAACATAAGCTTCATTTTACGAATACCACGACAAATCATGAACCTGAACTTTTGTTCTACAGCGCAGATGGACAGCTTGTGGTCTTCAATGATCATCAGGTCATAGAATATTCTGAAGGCCGCGAGATAGAAGATATCCTTTACCGAAGTACAGATACCAGCAGTTATAAGATTATGATGTTGCTAGAAGATGGCTTCTGGAGGATCAGGCACCTTCGCAAGCAAAGGAGAACGAAAATAGGGAAAGCCGTGGGCAAGCCCAAAAACTGGGAGATAAAAGGAAATAAAATCTTTTACAAAGGAAGCGTTTATCCTATAGAAGGGATCAATTATTATCCCAAAGACACGCCCTGGGATATGTTTGGCGAGGGTTTTGATTCAGAAATCATTGCGGAGGACCTCCAGATCATCGCTGAAGCGGGATTGAACACCATCAGGATTTTTCTGCAATATGAAGATTTTGGAAAGGCAGCTGTACAGGAAGAAAAGCTAGTGAAATTGCAAAAGACTTTAGACGCCGCTCAGGCCAATAATCTCAAAGTGGTGGTTACCCTTTTTGATTTTTATGGCGATTACTCTGTGCTTGACTGGACGCTGACGCACGAGCATGCGAGACAGATCGTATCGAGATTTAAGGATCACGAGGCAATCATAGCCTGGGATCTCAAAAATGAACCTGACCTGGATTTTAAAAGTAGGGGAGAAGAAGAAGTATTGAACTGGTTGAAATTTTTGATACCACAAATCCGAAGGACTGATCCCAACCATTTGCTAACCGTAGGCTGGTCATCACCCGAAGCTGCGCACCACCTTAAAGATGAATTGGATCTGGTGAGTTTCCATTATTACAAAGACAAAGAGCAGTTTCTAGAAATTTATACAGAGTTACAAGAAGCGATAAATAAACCTCTTGTCCTCCAGGAATTTGGGATTTCTTCCTACAATGGGCTTTTAAATCCTCTGGGTTACAATGAGGCAGATCAAGCGGAATACCATAACTATATGCAGGATTTCTTTTCCAAAGATCAAGTGTCGTTTATGTCCTGGACCTTGTACGATTTTGATGAAGTTCCCACATCTGTGGTGGGAAGGCTTCCCTGGAGAAAAGCCAGACAAAAGAAATTTGGTTTTCTTGACACGGAAGGCCACAGAAAACCAAGTTTTAAATATATAAATTAG
- a CDS encoding membrane protein has protein sequence MKETTNKYLIAALIIGVVFHSSTIFFTLETTYDALIHLFFAEHYSHSWFEPWNYRWYTGFTVMGYPPLVHQAIALLSYIGGLKFGMFFVAIIGIILFITGVYRFSLMMTGSRKTAGYAALLAVFSSSFVETLHIFGQLPSIVGVSVLMHCLPEIYLFIKTGSKKYFIRAISLLAVTVTSHHVTPIFGMIFFIFPLIGMVVMDVSYEQVGAYKGITFKVFLNSFIKLFKRIIVFGLTSLMVIVLCILPYWFNTKKNPITQVPIPHGSRDSFIEITSSGLVFFIIPWGILFFLFPYFLYRFYSKRYLFFGLSFSLLFILGTGGTTPIPKMLLGDTAFNILTLDRFTLWGSIMALPMFGEFGYRFAEGDLKVMLQEKFGAVYHRVLGALIVGFFLFIAVFTLSMGHFRPMQPQSIKMLPIVNFLNQDQHDHWRFLTLGFGDQMAWLSAQTRAMTVDGNYHSARRLPELTTRAIERLENSKFRGVEGIGSLQQFLAVPEKYNLKYIFSNDKFYDPLLYFSGWQRLQQLENGILVWEKLNIPPLSKIIGIQDVPVFLKIMWGIIPISTVIIAIFINLQLIWFNTLKTGNPVKPDFMNFKIDYRGFPSRVLKINQLYALLLSIIILISLYYIYMDNKDQVSQENVVKAYYDAVDFKEFERAHSYLDPDGGKTIAQFMLEVSVTDGILSSYAKLDSIHVDIRNVNDSVAVADAYTSWVTPIEVIDKKAEHKLLKIDGKWFIEPSEKDTDLPADQLFSQNDTKFFNHGRRRITTQQTHHEDVLKQPVLEVLSAKLVKFKGRYSIIGEIQNVDYTPADVVIKGTLYDENNQELATYNARQVLKHKLMPKEISSFRVDFEGIAWLKKDSAVPETFNPDEFTPIELLAEPVKFNLQCAGNVATTDLYKSVSINELRVENGKLEGKLFNYGIQEVTIPQLIYSYYDQEEVLQWVDHQYLQEGIRVQRKQGFERTLEDVQDVRIINESMENIYINGLPNKEIAGKVIPNRDSSHETLSMQKLEGEGYDFLKIELNTYIGNPK, from the coding sequence ATGAAAGAAACGACTAATAAATATCTTATTGCCGCTCTGATTATTGGGGTTGTATTTCATTCTTCTACGATATTTTTTACGTTAGAAACCACCTATGATGCCTTGATCCATCTATTTTTTGCAGAGCATTATTCGCATAGCTGGTTTGAACCGTGGAACTATAGATGGTACACCGGTTTTACGGTTATGGGATATCCACCGCTCGTACATCAGGCCATTGCGCTTCTGTCTTATATAGGCGGACTCAAATTCGGTATGTTTTTCGTTGCGATCATTGGGATTATACTCTTTATAACGGGGGTTTACCGGTTCAGTTTAATGATGACCGGCTCCAGGAAAACAGCGGGTTATGCGGCACTCCTGGCCGTTTTTTCATCTTCATTTGTAGAGACCCTTCATATTTTTGGACAGTTACCAAGTATCGTTGGTGTTTCTGTTCTTATGCATTGCCTACCCGAGATCTATTTGTTTATTAAAACCGGTAGCAAAAAATACTTTATCAGGGCCATTTCTTTATTGGCCGTAACCGTTACATCGCATCATGTGACTCCCATTTTTGGGATGATATTCTTTATTTTCCCATTAATAGGAATGGTCGTTATGGATGTTTCCTATGAACAGGTAGGCGCGTATAAAGGCATAACATTTAAAGTTTTTCTCAATTCATTTATAAAACTATTCAAGAGGATCATCGTTTTTGGCCTTACCTCCTTAATGGTGATTGTTTTATGTATACTTCCGTATTGGTTTAATACAAAAAAGAACCCTATCACACAGGTGCCCATTCCTCACGGAAGTCGGGATAGTTTTATTGAGATAACCTCTTCCGGACTTGTATTTTTTATTATTCCGTGGGGTATTTTGTTTTTTCTATTTCCCTATTTTTTATACCGATTTTATTCAAAGCGATACTTATTTTTTGGACTGTCCTTTTCCTTACTTTTTATACTGGGTACCGGGGGAACAACACCTATACCCAAAATGCTTTTAGGAGATACGGCTTTTAATATCCTTACCCTTGACCGTTTCACACTCTGGGGTTCTATAATGGCATTGCCCATGTTTGGAGAGTTCGGCTATAGATTTGCCGAAGGGGATCTGAAAGTGATGCTACAGGAGAAATTTGGGGCTGTCTATCACCGGGTTTTGGGAGCGTTGATCGTTGGTTTTTTTCTTTTCATAGCTGTGTTTACCCTGAGTATGGGGCATTTTAGGCCCATGCAGCCGCAAAGCATTAAAATGTTGCCCATCGTGAATTTTCTAAATCAAGACCAGCACGACCACTGGAGGTTTTTGACCCTGGGTTTTGGTGATCAGATGGCATGGCTTTCTGCACAAACCAGGGCAATGACCGTAGATGGTAATTACCATTCTGCCCGTCGCCTTCCAGAGTTGACCACAAGGGCTATAGAAAGGCTGGAGAATTCAAAATTCCGGGGTGTTGAAGGTATAGGGTCGCTGCAGCAATTCCTGGCCGTTCCCGAAAAATACAATCTCAAATATATATTTTCAAACGATAAATTTTACGATCCGCTCTTATACTTCAGTGGTTGGCAACGGTTGCAGCAATTGGAAAACGGGATATTGGTCTGGGAAAAGCTAAATATCCCGCCTCTTTCCAAGATCATAGGTATTCAGGACGTGCCGGTTTTTTTAAAAATTATGTGGGGAATAATTCCCATTTCTACCGTTATTATAGCCATTTTTATCAATTTACAACTTATCTGGTTCAATACTTTAAAGACGGGAAATCCTGTAAAGCCAGATTTTATGAACTTTAAGATCGACTATAGGGGATTCCCTTCCCGGGTCTTAAAAATCAATCAATTGTATGCATTGCTGCTTTCCATTATTATCTTGATTTCCCTGTATTATATTTATATGGATAATAAGGATCAGGTGTCTCAGGAAAATGTGGTAAAAGCCTATTATGACGCGGTAGATTTTAAGGAATTTGAACGGGCGCATTCCTATCTTGATCCTGATGGCGGTAAAACGATCGCCCAATTCATGCTTGAAGTATCGGTGACCGATGGTATTTTAAGCTCCTATGCTAAACTGGACAGCATACACGTGGATATAAGAAATGTAAACGACTCTGTTGCGGTCGCTGACGCATATACGAGTTGGGTGACGCCTATAGAAGTTATTGATAAAAAAGCGGAACATAAACTTTTGAAAATTGATGGAAAATGGTTTATTGAACCTTCAGAAAAGGATACTGATCTACCTGCTGACCAGCTATTTTCACAAAACGACACTAAATTTTTCAATCACGGCCGCAGGCGTATAACTACCCAACAAACCCATCATGAAGATGTGTTGAAACAACCGGTACTCGAAGTGCTTTCGGCGAAGCTGGTAAAATTTAAAGGCAGGTATTCTATAATTGGTGAAATACAAAATGTGGATTATACGCCTGCAGATGTGGTCATAAAAGGGACGTTGTATGATGAAAACAATCAGGAATTGGCCACTTACAATGCACGGCAGGTGCTAAAACACAAACTGATGCCGAAGGAAATTAGTAGTTTCCGTGTGGATTTTGAGGGGATTGCCTGGCTGAAAAAAGATAGCGCTGTGCCAGAAACCTTCAATCCAGATGAGTTTACGCCCATTGAGCTTTTGGCAGAACCGGTGAAGTTCAACCTGCAATGCGCAGGAAACGTTGCGACCACAGATCTTTATAAAAGTGTTTCCATCAATGAACTAAGAGTGGAAAATGGGAAATTAGAGGGAAAACTATTCAATTATGGTATTCAGGAAGTAACGATCCCACAGCTTATTTATTCGTACTATGATCAAGAAGAAGTATTGCAATGGGTAGACCATCAATATTTACAGGAAGGTATAAGGGTACAGCGAAAACAGGGCTTTGAGCGGACTCTCGAAGATGTGCAGGATGTTCGTATTATCAACGAGAGTATGGAAAATATTTATATAAACGGTTTGCCCAATAAGGAGATCGCCGGTAAGGTAATTCCCAACCGCGATTCCTCCCACGAGACCTTGAGTATGCAAAAATTAGAGGGAGAGGGATATGATTTTTTAAAGATTGAACTGAATACGTATATAGGCAATCCAAAATGA